A single genomic interval of Aureliella helgolandensis harbors:
- a CDS encoding class II aldolase/adducin family protein, which produces MTNTARNLVHPRDQIMRTMDRIYRYRMTTTSGGNLSILDAEGNIWISPARVDKGNLTRNDIVCVRPDGTIEGSHAPSSEFPFHQAIYAARPDLRAIVHAHPVALVAYSICQQTPDTRLFHQAHSVCGRVGFSPYACPGTQELGENIAATFKEGCDSVILENHGVVVGGESLADAFQRFEAFEFAGKTHIKARQLGPVRVLDDEQLEMASNRGVDFASLEPGSATGQEQELRLQLCDFVRRGCRQRLLISTEGSFSARLDDTSFLITPTQKDRELLCPEDIVLVSGDRRESGKLASRAARAHQAIYDKHPAVQSIVFAHPVNATAFSVTDVAFDVRTIPESYVFLRDVQRVPYGVQYRNDGSIAEKISVSMPAAILQNDGVLVTGSTVLDAFDRLEVLESTAEAVINATVIGQISAMPASVIEELRTVFKLS; this is translated from the coding sequence ATGACAAATACGGCTCGAAATTTGGTGCATCCTCGCGATCAGATCATGCGCACCATGGATCGCATCTATCGCTATCGAATGACCACAACCTCGGGTGGCAATTTGTCGATCCTCGATGCCGAGGGGAATATTTGGATTTCCCCCGCCCGCGTCGACAAGGGAAACCTGACTCGCAACGACATTGTCTGCGTGCGGCCCGACGGAACGATTGAAGGGAGCCATGCTCCTTCGTCTGAATTTCCGTTCCATCAAGCGATCTATGCAGCCAGACCAGATCTGCGTGCAATCGTGCACGCGCACCCAGTTGCGCTAGTGGCCTACAGTATCTGTCAGCAGACTCCCGATACGCGTCTATTTCACCAAGCGCATTCGGTCTGTGGTCGCGTCGGCTTTAGTCCGTACGCTTGTCCCGGCACCCAGGAGTTGGGAGAAAATATTGCCGCCACGTTTAAGGAGGGATGTGACAGTGTCATTCTAGAGAACCACGGTGTGGTCGTGGGTGGTGAGTCACTGGCTGATGCCTTTCAGCGATTTGAAGCATTCGAATTCGCTGGAAAAACTCACATCAAAGCGCGACAATTGGGACCGGTGCGCGTATTGGACGATGAGCAATTGGAAATGGCCAGCAATCGCGGAGTCGATTTTGCATCCCTTGAACCAGGCAGCGCCACCGGCCAAGAGCAAGAGCTAAGGCTGCAACTGTGCGACTTTGTCCGACGCGGATGCCGCCAACGCCTTTTGATCAGCACCGAAGGAAGCTTCTCAGCCCGGCTTGATGATACATCGTTTCTCATCACACCAACGCAAAAGGATCGCGAACTCCTGTGTCCCGAGGACATCGTCCTGGTGAGTGGCGACAGGCGCGAATCTGGGAAGTTGGCAAGCCGAGCGGCGCGGGCCCACCAAGCTATCTACGACAAACACCCCGCGGTGCAATCGATCGTTTTTGCACATCCGGTAAACGCCACGGCATTTAGTGTGACAGATGTTGCCTTCGATGTGCGGACCATCCCAGAGAGCTACGTATTTCTGCGCGATGTCCAACGCGTGCCCTACGGAGTGCAGTACAGAAATGACGGGAGCATCGCAGAGAAAATATCCGTTTCCATGCCAGCTGCCATCTTGCAAAATGATGGGGTGCTTGTGACAGGCTCAACCGTGCTGGATGCTTTCGATCGACTTGAGGTGCTTGAGTCGACAGCCGAGGCGGTGATTAATGCTACCGTGATCGGTCAGATTTCTGCCATGCCCGCATCGGTTATCGAAGAACTGAGAACCGTCTTTAAGTTGAGC